A genomic segment from Luteolibacter ambystomatis encodes:
- the mscL gene encoding large conductance mechanosensitive channel protein MscL, with amino-acid sequence MLFKEFKEFAFKGNLIDMAVGVIIGGAFGTVVKSLVDNVFMPPLGILSGRVNFTDKYVPLDGRWFPSLQKAREAGAPVLAYGQFLTDLLSFMILAFAVFLIAKKAIGSPRRHETEGTSQPPHRRRRDQTNSFSRALEITCG; translated from the coding sequence ATGCTGTTCAAGGAATTCAAGGAGTTCGCCTTCAAAGGCAATTTGATCGACATGGCCGTGGGTGTGATTATCGGCGGAGCCTTTGGTACGGTGGTGAAATCACTGGTGGACAATGTCTTCATGCCACCGTTGGGCATTCTCAGCGGACGTGTGAACTTCACCGACAAATACGTGCCGCTCGACGGGCGCTGGTTTCCGTCGCTTCAGAAGGCGCGGGAGGCGGGTGCACCGGTGCTGGCGTATGGCCAGTTCCTCACAGACCTGCTGTCATTCATGATCCTCGCCTTCGCCGTCTTCCTGATTGCGAAGAAAGCCATCGGAAGCCCGCGCCGCCATGAGACCGAGGGCACCTCCCAACCTCCTCACCGCCGTCGCCGGGATCAAACGAACTCCTTCAGCAGGGCTTTGGAAATCACCTGCGGTTGA
- a CDS encoding glycogen synthase, whose product MAPIEHTLPGKTASSPEPSAAPARPVRRKLRRPRILLVTPELGESAFLSRRGNRAPCAKAGGLADVSALLLDTLSQEGLDVHVAMPNFRGMFHSDAGIPSRQLHLCQDREFFYRRSVYDGSPEANLRAAMAFQRDVIHYILPRLRPDIVHCHDWMTGLVPAAARAAGIPSLFTVHNLHDERTTMSYIEEKGVDVPRFWQHLYFEQYPSSYESMRDHGAVSLLGSGILAADHMNTVSPSFLHELSAGGHGAVRPVADAVRGKIQAGRAAGILNSIPARVRPSEDKYLAERYDEKTHVQGKRANKLALQKMLGLEEDADAPMLFWPSRLDPMQKGCQLLAEILYRVVSDYWGLGLQVVFVADGPFQPHFRRIAEFHGLQQRIAVHHFSEPVSRLGYAASDFTMMPSAYEPCGLSQMVALRYGSLPIVHGTGGLRDTVTHFDAATSSGNGFVFETHDANGLRWAIDQAIRFQIQPAADRQRQITRIMAESARAFSPESMVAGYMGIYSKLLQLRA is encoded by the coding sequence ATGGCACCCATCGAACACACTCTGCCCGGCAAAACCGCTTCCTCTCCTGAACCCTCAGCCGCTCCGGCGCGACCCGTGCGCCGCAAGCTGCGACGTCCACGCATCCTCCTCGTCACTCCGGAACTGGGCGAAAGCGCCTTCCTCAGTCGCCGTGGCAACCGCGCTCCTTGTGCGAAGGCCGGCGGACTCGCCGATGTCAGCGCGCTCCTGCTCGACACGCTCAGCCAGGAGGGGCTCGACGTGCACGTGGCGATGCCGAATTTCCGCGGCATGTTCCACTCGGATGCGGGCATCCCTTCGCGCCAGCTTCATCTCTGCCAAGACCGTGAATTCTTCTATCGCCGTTCCGTATACGATGGCAGCCCGGAGGCGAACCTGCGCGCGGCCATGGCCTTCCAGCGAGATGTGATCCATTACATCTTGCCGCGCCTGCGCCCGGACATCGTGCATTGTCACGATTGGATGACTGGTCTCGTTCCGGCGGCGGCGCGGGCCGCAGGCATCCCGAGTCTTTTCACCGTCCACAATCTCCACGATGAGCGCACCACCATGTCGTACATCGAGGAAAAGGGCGTGGATGTCCCGCGCTTCTGGCAGCACCTTTACTTCGAGCAGTATCCATCCAGCTACGAGTCCATGCGCGATCACGGCGCGGTGAGCCTGCTCGGCTCCGGCATTCTCGCCGCCGACCACATGAATACGGTCAGCCCGAGCTTCCTGCATGAACTCTCCGCCGGTGGCCACGGTGCCGTCCGTCCGGTGGCGGATGCCGTGCGCGGCAAGATCCAGGCGGGACGTGCCGCCGGCATCCTCAACTCCATCCCCGCGCGCGTACGCCCGTCCGAGGACAAGTATCTCGCCGAACGCTACGACGAGAAGACCCACGTCCAAGGCAAGCGCGCGAACAAGCTGGCGCTCCAGAAGATGCTCGGCCTGGAGGAGGATGCGGACGCGCCCATGCTGTTCTGGCCCTCGCGCCTCGATCCGATGCAGAAGGGCTGCCAGTTGCTCGCGGAGATCCTCTACCGAGTGGTGAGCGATTACTGGGGCCTCGGCCTCCAGGTCGTCTTCGTCGCGGATGGTCCCTTCCAGCCGCATTTCCGCCGCATCGCGGAGTTCCACGGCCTCCAGCAGCGCATCGCCGTGCATCACTTCAGCGAGCCGGTGTCGCGTCTCGGTTATGCCGCCTCGGACTTCACGATGATGCCCTCCGCCTACGAGCCCTGCGGCCTCTCGCAGATGGTGGCGCTGCGTTATGGCAGCCTGCCGATCGTCCACGGCACCGGCGGCCTGCGCGATACCGTGACCCATTTCGATGCCGCCACTTCCTCCGGGAATGGCTTCGTGTTCGAGACGCATGATGCCAATGGCCTGCGCTGGGCGATCGATCAGGCCATCCGCTTCCAGATCCAGCCCGCCGCTGACCGCCAGCGCCAGATCACCCGTATCATGGCGGAGTCCGCGCGCGCGTTTTCTCCGGAGAGCATGGTGGCCGGCTACATGGGCATCTATTCGAAACTGCTCCAACTCCGCGCCTGA
- a CDS encoding PAS domain-containing protein, with amino-acid sequence MATELPFSEDSSAQALWTEVQSLRRKLGEVSTLAYELQEQLDVRDMSRGPGVAPESPSAEAFRDQGTRLRLALQAASMGTFIWNVEEECGEPDEQMLALLGLPMDTPLSLKSALEAGIHPDDRERYAESLRRATDPSGDGVIQEDIRVLHPDGSLHWLSITGQVYFAGSPRLADRMAGAAIDITTRKETEAALREKEEWLRMVQAAGGVGGFDYDLQKDEAICSPEYYTLFGLNEQTVLTRKTWGASIHPEDRQKAFEALDAAIRDHRPFEHEYRIVRADTGEERWVAGRAAIILDASGQPWRYVGGSIDITELRKVEQTVRVNEDRHAFLLRLADELRALEDPFEIQTIACAMVGQKLGVSQVVYVDIDGDDYVARAGDATEVSLFQERGRVSEFGGFLAEFYKRGSVVMSSDVAADPRLEEAEKETFGRQCVAAFAAAALFKGGNMVGAIRVHDTRPRLWTTGEQELLQEVVERIWAAALRASAEANLRESERQLRRREAELAHVQRVGGVGGVEVDVVAGLTGRRSPEYLRLHGLSRDAVNESHEDWLRRVHPEDRESADRVLRSALESGAATYESEYRIIRPNDGEERWIFAKADIERDGNGKPLRLIGAHIDITERKQAEEVLRENERRQTFLLAVGDALRPLRDPIEIQRTASSLLGDHLGAYRVGYAEARAGGEILEVSRHFCRGAASVEGPHRISDFGADLHGFLKGRTMVRPDVASDSQLTPRQKAVYADLEIGATLNKPLLKEDELLAVFFVHFREPHRFTEEEISLIEEMGERTWTSVERARAAEALRISEENYRTLFESIDEGFCLIQMMFDENGRAFDYRFLEANPAFEKHTGLCHAVGNTMLELAPSIEPFWVETYERVARERKPQRFEQMALALGRFFDVFAFPVGEPEKQKVALLFNDITERKNAEAALAADLRNMQLLLDLGSRFATEAGMRPLYAEINAISMKLVQADGGTVQIYDQRKEGLSIIAASGFSVDEVERFDWVDATSSTSCGAALRSGKRCFVDYDDPSLPDPDGELAAHLAAGYRSAQSTPLIARSGKPIGMISTHWRHHHRPSVRELGYLDLLARQTADLLEQREADRKISESEERLRTLFESMNEAFVIKEAIEDAEGRVVDYRFIECNPAFSRQTGLKDVKGHTVLELMPKVERLWLENYEKVLRTGEATQFEAYIAPLDRWLAVSAARLGGPDSKRVAIVFMDISERKRSEAALQRAREELEARVAERTHDLEKALERLRAEIVEKEKLEEARHDLLRRLVTTQEEERKRISRDLHDNLGQYLTSVMLQLHAIQKEFERKPEGVNPGKSFEELKAIVKSLMDAAHRQAWELRPTELDHFGLEAALRSYLNVWSGRTGIEVDFQSIGWNDQRIDPDCEIALYRVAQEALTNVARHAGATKVTVRLETDGNTELDVVDNGRGFDPVLANDRLGLLGMSERVALVNGTLEIFSTPGGGTRVHVKVTHC; translated from the coding sequence ATGGCCACGGAACTTCCATTTTCCGAAGACTCTTCCGCCCAGGCGCTTTGGACCGAAGTCCAATCGTTACGCCGGAAGTTGGGAGAGGTATCGACGCTCGCATACGAGCTGCAGGAACAACTCGATGTCCGGGATATGAGTCGCGGCCCCGGTGTTGCTCCGGAGTCTCCATCGGCGGAAGCTTTTCGTGACCAAGGAACTCGCCTGCGCTTGGCATTGCAGGCTGCTTCCATGGGAACGTTCATCTGGAACGTAGAGGAAGAATGTGGAGAACCAGACGAGCAGATGTTGGCGCTTCTCGGCTTACCGATGGATACTCCACTCTCGCTCAAAAGCGCGTTGGAGGCCGGAATTCATCCAGATGACAGGGAACGATATGCGGAGTCGTTGCGTCGTGCAACCGATCCCTCAGGTGATGGAGTGATTCAGGAGGATATCCGTGTTCTCCACCCCGATGGATCGTTGCATTGGTTGTCGATCACCGGGCAGGTTTATTTCGCCGGTAGCCCGCGGCTCGCCGATCGCATGGCCGGAGCAGCGATCGACATCACGACCCGGAAGGAAACCGAAGCCGCTCTGCGCGAGAAGGAGGAGTGGTTGCGGATGGTCCAAGCCGCGGGTGGTGTAGGAGGATTCGACTATGACCTCCAGAAGGACGAAGCGATATGCTCACCTGAGTATTACACCCTCTTCGGTCTGAACGAGCAGACTGTGCTCACCCGTAAAACCTGGGGTGCATCCATTCACCCCGAGGATCGCCAGAAGGCTTTTGAAGCTCTTGATGCGGCCATACGTGATCATCGGCCATTCGAACACGAATATCGCATCGTCCGTGCAGACACCGGCGAGGAGCGCTGGGTGGCGGGGCGCGCTGCAATCATTCTGGATGCAAGCGGGCAGCCTTGGCGCTATGTGGGTGGCAGCATCGACATTACCGAGCTCAGGAAGGTGGAGCAGACTGTGAGGGTCAATGAGGATCGCCACGCGTTTCTGTTGCGTTTGGCGGACGAGTTGCGCGCTCTGGAGGATCCTTTTGAAATCCAAACCATAGCTTGTGCGATGGTTGGACAGAAGCTGGGCGTCAGCCAGGTAGTTTATGTCGATATTGATGGCGACGACTACGTGGCGAGGGCGGGAGATGCCACCGAAGTATCTTTATTCCAGGAGAGGGGACGTGTTTCGGAATTTGGCGGCTTTCTAGCGGAATTCTATAAGAGAGGAAGTGTCGTGATGTCCTCCGATGTCGCCGCCGATCCCAGGCTGGAAGAAGCGGAGAAAGAAACGTTCGGAAGGCAATGTGTGGCCGCCTTCGCAGCGGCGGCGCTTTTCAAGGGCGGCAACATGGTTGGAGCCATTCGCGTCCACGACACAAGGCCTCGTCTTTGGACTACCGGCGAGCAGGAATTGCTTCAGGAAGTGGTCGAGCGCATCTGGGCTGCCGCACTGAGAGCATCGGCCGAAGCCAACCTTAGGGAAAGCGAGCGCCAGCTGCGTCGGCGCGAAGCGGAGTTGGCCCATGTCCAGCGGGTGGGGGGAGTGGGCGGTGTCGAGGTCGACGTGGTGGCGGGGCTCACCGGACGTCGGTCTCCGGAATACCTGCGTCTGCACGGGCTCTCCCGGGACGCTGTAAACGAGTCACACGAAGACTGGCTACGGAGAGTGCATCCTGAGGATCGCGAATCGGCCGATCGCGTCTTGAGATCGGCGTTGGAAAGTGGGGCGGCGACATACGAAAGCGAGTACCGAATCATCCGCCCCAATGATGGCGAAGAGCGCTGGATTTTTGCCAAGGCGGATATCGAACGTGACGGAAATGGCAAACCACTCCGCTTGATCGGTGCCCACATCGACATCACGGAGCGAAAGCAGGCGGAGGAAGTGTTGAGGGAAAACGAACGTCGGCAGACCTTTCTCCTCGCCGTGGGTGACGCGCTGAGACCTTTGCGCGATCCCATAGAGATTCAGAGAACCGCTTCAAGTTTGTTAGGAGACCATCTCGGCGCGTACCGAGTGGGATATGCGGAGGCGCGGGCGGGTGGTGAAATCCTAGAGGTTTCCCGGCATTTTTGCAGAGGGGCCGCGTCGGTGGAGGGTCCTCATCGGATTTCGGATTTCGGTGCGGATTTGCATGGGTTTCTCAAAGGCCGGACCATGGTACGCCCGGACGTCGCGTCCGATTCCCAACTGACACCGCGTCAAAAGGCGGTCTATGCCGATTTGGAAATTGGGGCGACTCTCAACAAGCCGCTTCTGAAGGAGGACGAATTACTCGCGGTTTTCTTTGTGCATTTCCGGGAGCCGCATCGTTTCACGGAGGAGGAGATCTCCCTGATTGAGGAGATGGGTGAGCGCACCTGGACATCCGTGGAACGCGCACGGGCGGCAGAGGCATTGCGGATTTCGGAAGAAAATTATCGGACGTTGTTCGAATCCATCGACGAGGGCTTCTGCTTGATCCAGATGATGTTCGACGAGAATGGACGTGCTTTCGATTACCGATTCCTCGAGGCGAATCCAGCCTTTGAGAAGCATACCGGGCTGTGTCATGCAGTGGGAAATACGATGTTGGAACTCGCACCATCCATCGAGCCCTTCTGGGTTGAAACTTACGAGCGTGTCGCCCGAGAAAGGAAACCGCAACGGTTCGAACAGATGGCCTTGGCGTTAGGGCGGTTCTTCGATGTATTCGCGTTTCCAGTGGGAGAACCGGAAAAGCAGAAGGTGGCTTTGCTGTTCAATGACATCACGGAGCGAAAAAACGCTGAAGCAGCTCTTGCCGCTGATCTGCGAAACATGCAGCTGTTGCTCGACTTAGGTTCGCGCTTCGCCACCGAGGCCGGAATGCGGCCGCTGTATGCGGAGATCAATGCGATTTCCATGAAGTTGGTGCAGGCGGATGGCGGAACAGTGCAGATCTACGACCAGAGGAAGGAGGGCCTGTCCATCATTGCCGCCTCCGGATTTTCCGTTGACGAGGTCGAACGCTTCGACTGGGTTGATGCCACTTCGTCCACCTCTTGCGGCGCTGCACTCCGAAGCGGCAAACGTTGTTTCGTGGACTATGACGATCCTTCTCTGCCGGATCCCGATGGGGAGCTGGCAGCGCACTTGGCAGCCGGATATCGTTCGGCCCAGTCCACTCCGCTGATTGCCCGTTCGGGAAAGCCGATCGGCATGATTTCCACCCACTGGCGCCACCATCATCGCCCCAGCGTACGAGAGCTCGGCTATCTCGATCTGCTCGCCCGGCAGACTGCGGACCTCTTGGAACAGCGTGAAGCCGACCGAAAGATCAGCGAAAGCGAGGAACGCCTTCGCACCTTGTTCGAGTCCATGAATGAGGCCTTTGTCATCAAGGAAGCCATTGAGGACGCGGAGGGAAGGGTGGTCGACTACCGCTTCATCGAGTGCAATCCGGCCTTTTCCCGCCAAACGGGGCTCAAGGATGTGAAGGGGCATACAGTGCTAGAGTTGATGCCCAAAGTGGAGCGCCTGTGGCTGGAGAACTACGAGAAGGTGCTTCGGACAGGTGAGGCAACCCAATTCGAGGCCTATATCGCGCCGCTCGACCGTTGGCTGGCGGTGTCGGCTGCGCGTCTGGGTGGGCCTGACAGCAAGCGGGTGGCCATCGTCTTCATGGATATCTCCGAGCGCAAACGTTCTGAGGCGGCCCTGCAGCGTGCCCGGGAAGAATTGGAAGCCCGGGTGGCCGAGCGAACCCACGATCTTGAAAAGGCTTTGGAACGTCTGCGCGCCGAAATCGTGGAGAAGGAGAAGTTGGAGGAGGCGCGGCATGACCTCTTGCGCCGCCTGGTCACCACCCAGGAGGAGGAAAGGAAACGCATTTCGCGGGATCTTCATGACAACCTCGGCCAATACCTGACATCAGTGATGTTGCAGCTTCATGCGATCCAAAAGGAATTCGAAAGGAAGCCGGAAGGAGTGAATCCGGGAAAAAGCTTCGAGGAACTGAAAGCTATTGTGAAATCCCTAATGGATGCAGCCCACCGGCAGGCGTGGGAGCTCCGGCCAACGGAACTGGATCATTTCGGACTCGAGGCTGCCTTGCGTTCTTATCTGAATGTCTGGAGCGGCCGTACTGGAATTGAGGTCGATTTCCAATCAATCGGATGGAATGACCAGCGGATTGATCCGGATTGCGAGATCGCCTTGTACCGAGTGGCTCAGGAGGCGCTAACAAACGTGGCCCGGCATGCCGGAGCCACCAAGGTTACCGTACGTCTGGAGACGGATGGCAACACTGAATTGGACGTGGTGGACAATGGGCGAGGATTTGATCCCGTTCTTGCCAATGATCGTCTGGGGCTGCTTGGCATGAGTGAACGCGTGGCGTTGGTGAACGGGACACTGGAAATTTTTTCAACACCGGGTGGCGGCACGCGGGTCCATGTCAAGGTGACGCATTGCTAG
- a CDS encoding response regulator transcription factor — MPERIFIVDDHPMMHEGLARLLVQEGWEICGGAANADEALNRVMEARPDILILDISLPGKNGLELLKDLLALSPKLSVLVFSMHDEMLYAERVMRAGAKGYIMKDESADELLKAIRAILSGGVYLSPTVSSHLLRNLAGTRARGQIGLDRLTDRELEVFEMVGRGKSNQQISEQLRISPRTVDAHRTHIKTKLGLPDAAALMREAVLWIEHGKTGSSHAFRRTLASPDGREEGNGEQDASSGFKE; from the coding sequence ATGCCCGAGCGCATCTTCATCGTCGACGACCATCCCATGATGCACGAGGGACTCGCCCGCCTGCTGGTGCAGGAGGGATGGGAGATTTGCGGGGGGGCGGCCAACGCGGATGAGGCTTTAAACAGGGTCATGGAAGCGAGGCCCGACATTCTTATCCTGGATATATCGCTGCCCGGAAAAAACGGGTTAGAGCTGTTGAAGGATCTGCTGGCTCTGTCCCCGAAATTGAGCGTTCTCGTATTTTCGATGCACGACGAGATGCTGTATGCCGAAAGGGTGATGCGTGCCGGGGCAAAAGGATACATCATGAAGGATGAATCCGCTGACGAACTGCTCAAGGCGATCCGCGCGATCCTCTCTGGTGGGGTTTATCTGAGTCCCACGGTTTCATCCCACTTACTCCGGAATCTCGCTGGAACTCGCGCTCGCGGCCAGATCGGGCTGGACCGATTGACCGACCGGGAGTTGGAGGTATTCGAGATGGTGGGGCGCGGGAAGTCCAACCAGCAGATCTCGGAGCAACTCCGGATCAGTCCGCGAACCGTGGACGCCCACCGCACCCACATCAAAACCAAGCTGGGTTTACCGGATGCCGCGGCGCTCATGAGAGAGGCCGTGCTTTGGATTGAACACGGAAAGACGGGATCGTCTCACGCTTTCCGAAGAACACTAGCCTCTCCGGATGGCCGTGAGGAAGGAAATGGAGAGCAGGACGCTAGTTCTGGATTCAAGGAATGA
- a CDS encoding ferritin-like domain-containing protein, producing the protein MSKLTTVHVLLEQEIKDLYNAETQLVKALPKMAKAATDEALKEAFEAHLEETKGHVERLEKVADILGIKPTGKVCKAMQGLVEEGGETISEKGEGVLRDLALIIAAQKVEHYEISGYGSVKTLAEALGQDDIVELLQTTEDEEGEADKKLTSIAERLLPQALELEPA; encoded by the coding sequence ATGTCAAAACTTACAACCGTGCACGTCCTGCTCGAACAGGAAATCAAGGATCTCTACAACGCCGAGACTCAATTGGTGAAGGCGTTGCCTAAGATGGCGAAGGCGGCCACCGACGAAGCCCTGAAGGAAGCCTTCGAAGCTCATTTGGAGGAAACCAAGGGGCATGTCGAACGCCTCGAAAAAGTGGCGGATATTCTGGGCATCAAACCCACTGGCAAGGTTTGCAAGGCCATGCAGGGACTGGTGGAGGAAGGCGGAGAGACCATCTCGGAAAAAGGCGAAGGCGTGCTGCGGGACCTCGCTCTCATCATCGCCGCCCAAAAGGTGGAGCATTATGAAATTTCCGGCTATGGCTCCGTGAAAACCCTCGCTGAGGCCTTAGGGCAGGATGACATCGTGGAACTCCTCCAAACCACCGAGGACGAAGAAGGCGAAGCGGACAAAAAGCTTACCTCCATCGCGGAGCGATTGCTTCCCCAGGCCCTCGAGCTGGAACCCGCCTAA
- a CDS encoding IS3 family transposase has product MVSPAQRRRAAREAVEGKLCSGRAACRFLRLSRSTLRYRPRETTPLEERLGKRMEELSHRHPRYGYRRIAALLRREGWRVGKRLVQRLRRACGLRVPPATRKRVPSRTLDRAADACGAPWPRLDVGLHRGCHPAWRGIVDPDDPR; this is encoded by the coding sequence GTGGTGAGCCCGGCACAGCGTCGCCGGGCCGCCAGGGAAGCGGTGGAGGGCAAGCTGTGTTCGGGGCGGGCTGCGTGCCGGTTCCTGCGCTTGAGCCGTTCGACCCTGAGGTATCGTCCCCGCGAGACGACGCCATTGGAAGAGAGGCTTGGGAAAAGGATGGAAGAGCTTTCGCACCGGCATCCACGCTACGGCTACCGGCGGATCGCAGCCTTGCTTCGGCGTGAAGGCTGGAGGGTCGGCAAGCGGTTGGTGCAGCGGCTCAGGCGGGCCTGCGGCTTGCGGGTGCCACCCGCCACGCGCAAGCGGGTCCCGTCGAGGACGCTCGACCGGGCTGCCGACGCGTGCGGAGCACCGTGGCCACGTCTGGACGTGGGACTTCATCGCGGATGCCACCCAGCGTGGCGGGGCATTGTGGATCCTGACGATCCTCGATGA
- a CDS encoding transposase, whose amino-acid sequence MESREHHVSEVTFHRWKKQFGQMDPNEAKRLKELERENGELKKMLAEALLKNRVLEAVCEK is encoded by the coding sequence ATGGAGAGCCGCGAGCACCATGTCTCGGAGGTAACCTTCCACCGCTGGAAGAAGCAGTTCGGCCAGATGGACCCCAACGAGGCCAAACGGCTCAAGGAGCTGGAGCGCGAGAACGGCGAACTGAAGAAGATGCTGGCCGAGGCCCTGCTCAAGAACCGGGTGCTGGAGGCGGTCTGCGAAAAATAA